Proteins encoded together in one Tripterygium wilfordii isolate XIE 37 chromosome 14, ASM1340144v1, whole genome shotgun sequence window:
- the LOC120014492 gene encoding uncharacterized protein LOC120014492 produces MALVDYAISSDDDDVSEAEEEPTPPKRQASPPIRPDSQQKSEEPSSSETAPEPLQLPDASFLLNEHGSKKKRDSNGLSSSQLPRSKVPRGTLLHTRNLPDTGGGMLVPPQLSGRKNVVTEDIGKLFVKRRTDDSSH; encoded by the exons ATGGCTCTGGTAGATTACGCTATTTCCTCAGATGACGACGACGTATCGGAGGCTGAAGAGGAACCAACTCCCCCAAAACGTCAAGCATCGCCTCCAATTCGCCCTGATAGTCAGCA GAAATCTGAGGAGCCATCATCTTCAGAGACTGCTCCGGAGCCGTTGCAGCTTCCGGATGCTTCGTTTCTGTTGAACGAACATGGctcgaagaagaagagagactcAAATGGGTTGTCTTCCTCCCAGTTACCGCGCAGTAAAGTCCCAAGAGGGACCTTGCTTCATACTAGGAATCTTCCTGATACCGGTGGTGGTATGCTAGTACCACCTCAACTTAGTGGAAG GAAAAATGTTGTCACGGAAGATATTGGCAAGCTGTTTGTAAAAAGGCGCACTGACGACTCATCTCATTAG
- the LOC120014491 gene encoding putative calcium-transporting ATPase 11, plasma membrane-type produces the protein MENYLRKNFEVEAKRPSEEALRRWRCAVSVVKNPRRRFRMVADLAKRAEAQRKRKIIQEKLGVALYVQKAALHFIDAGNRVVEHNVPEDFSESGFRINPDELASVVGSHNIKRLESHGGAEGLARNLSVSLRDGVVSSDITIRQNVYGCNRHAEKPSRSFWMFVWESLHDLTLIILMVCAVVSVGVGIATEGWPKGMYDGLGIILCIVLVVMVTAISDYKQSLQFKVLDKEKKNIMIQVTRDGCRQKVSIFDLVVGDVVHLSIGDQVPADGVLISGYSLTVDESSLSGESEPVNVDEARPFLLSGTKIQDGSGKMLVTAVGMRTEWGRLMVTLSEGGEDETPLQVKLNGVATIIGKIGLAFAVMTFLVLTTRFLVSKIHRHEITKWSLDDAVNLLNYFAIAVTIIVVAVPEGLPLAVTLSLAFAMKELMNDKALVRHLSVCETMGSASCICTDKTGTLTTNHMVVNKIWISEQTKTIRSTKIEHEFRSSFSEQTFNLLLQSIFLNSGSEVVKGKDGKNTILGTPTETALLEFGLLLGGDSRIHHQESEIVKVEPFNSVKKKMSVLVSLPKRGEFRAFCKGASEIILKMCERMVNNDGKEVVLSENQRKKIADVINGFACEALRTLCLAFKDVEGNSEIPSDGYTLIAVIGIKDPVRPGVREAVKTCLAAGITVRMVTGDNINTAKAIAKECGILTEDGLAMEGPDFRNKSPREMEELIPKLQVMARSLPLDKHTLVTQLRNMFKEVVAVTGDGTNDAPALHEADIGLAMGIAGTEVAKENADVIIMDDNFTTIVNVARWGRAVYINIQKFVQFQLTVNVVALMINFVSACITGSAPLTTVQLLWVNMIMDTLGALALATEPPNDGLMRRPPIGRNIKFITRTMWRNITGQSIYQIIVLAILNFDGKRLLKLTGSADATAVLNTFIFNTFVFCQVFNEINSRDMERINVFSGMLESWVFMAVMVSTVGFQIMIVEVLGTFADTVPLNGELWLASVCIGAGSLLVGVVLKCIPVGSSEFATTAEYHQDGYETLPSGPDQA, from the exons ATGGAGAACTACTTGAGAAAGAACTTTGAGGTGGAGGCCAAGAGGCCATCAGAGGAAGCCTTAAGGAGATGGAGATGTGCAGTTTCTGTAGTCAAGAACCCTCGCCGGAGATTTCGCATGGTTGCAGATCTTGCCAAGCGCGCTGAAGCCCAAAGAAAGCGTAAAATCATCCAG GAAAAGCTAGGAGTGGCTCTGTATGTGCAGAAGGCAGCATTGCATTTCATTGATG CTGGTAACAGAGTTGTTGAGCACAATGTGCCCGAAGATTTCAGCGAATCTGGGTTCCGCATTAACCCTGATGAACTAGCATCAGTTGTTGGTTCCCACAACATCAAGCGCTTGGAATCACATGGTGGAGCTGAAGGATTAGCCAGAAACCTCTCTGTATCTTTGAGAGATGGTGTTGTTTCAAGTGACATAACAATCAGGCAAAATGTGTATGGATGCAACCGACACGCTGAAAAACCTTCCAGATCGTTCTGGATGTTTGTCTGGGAATCATTACATGACTTGACACTAATCATTCTTATGGTATGCGCGGTGGTTTCTGTTGGCGTTGGCATTGCAACTGAAGGGTGGCCTAAAGGCATGTATGATGGACTAGGAATAATACTGTGTATTGTTCTGGTTGTGATGGTCACTGCAATCAGTGACTACAAGCAGTCCTTGCAATTCAAGGTTTTGgataaggagaagaagaatataATGATTCAGGTGACTAGAGATGGATGCAGACAAAAAGTTTCGATCTTCGATTTGGTGGTAGGAGATGTTGTCCATTTATCAATTGGAGATCAAGTTCCTGCTGATGGCGTTCTGATATCAGGCTACAGCTTAACAGTTGATGAATCCAGCTTGTCCGGTGAGAGTGAGCCGGTGAATGTAGATGAAGCGAGGCCATTTCTACTTTCCGGGACAAAAATCCAAGATGGGTCTGGGAAGATGTTGGTGACTGCAGTTGGTATGAGGACTGAATGGGGAAGGCTGATGGTTACATTGAGTGAAGGCGGAGAAGATGAGACACCACTTCAAGTGAAGCTCAATGGGGTGGCAACCATAATTGGGAAGATTGGCTTGGCTTTTGCTGTAATGACATTTCTGGTACTGACAACAAGGTTCCTTGTTTCTAAAATACATCGACACGAGATCACCAAATGGTCTCTAGATGATGCAGTGAACCTTCTAAATTACTTTGCAATTGCAGTGACCATAATTGTTGTTGCAGTACCAGAAGGACTTCCTTTGGCAGTGACGCTAAGCCTTGCGTTCGCGATGAAAGAACTGATGAACGACAAGGCTCTAGTGAGGCATCTCTCTGTGTGCGAGACAATGGGTTCTGCAAGTTGCATTTGCACAGACAAAACTGGAACATTGACAACAAACCACATGGTGGTGAACAAGATATGGATTAGTGAACAAACCAAGACTATAAGAAGCACTAAGATTGAACATGAGTTCAGGTCCTCTTTTTCTGAACAAACATTTAACCTCCTTTTGCAGTCTATATTCCTTAACAGCGGTTCAGAGGTTGTGAAAGGTAAAGATGGAAAGAACACTATATTAGGTACCCCAACAGAAACCGCTCTGCTGGAATTCGGATTGCTTTTAGGGGGAGATTCAAGGATTCATCACCAAGAATCAGAAATAGTGAAAGTTGAGCCTTTTAATTCAGTGAAAAAAAAGATGTCTGTACTTGTTTCTCTACCTAAAAGAGGTGAGTTTCGAGCATTCTGCAAAGGCGCGTCAGAAATAATCCTTAAAATGTGTGAAAGGATGGTTAACAATGATGGAAAAGAAGTGGTTCTCTCTGAAAATCAAAGGAAGAAAATAGCAGATGTCATAAATGGTTTTGCTTGTGAAGCTCTAAGAACTCTATGCTTGGCTTTCAAGGATGTAGAAGGCAATTCTGAGATACcaagtgatggttatacactAATAGCTGTAATTGGAATCAAGGATCCTGTGCGTCCCGGGGTAAGAGAAGCTGTTAAAACGTGTTTAGCAGCAGGTATCACCGTGCGAATGGTCACCGGTGACAATATCA ATACAGCAAAAGCCATTGCTAAGGAGTGTGGGATCTTGACAGAAGATGGTTTGGCAATGGAAGGGCCAGATTTTCGCAACAAGAGCCCGAGGGAAATGGAAGAGCTGATACCAAAACTACAG GTTATGGCTAGATCTCTGCCATTGGACAAGCACACATTAGTAACCCAATTGAGGAATATGTTCAAAGAAGTTGTGGCGGTGACCGGTGATGGCACCAACGATGCTCCTGCTCTACATGAAGCAGATATTGGACTTGCAATGGGCATTGCAGGAACTGAG GTTGCAAAAGAAAATGCTGATGTTATCATAATGGACGATAACTTCACAACTATTGTGAATGTAGCAAGATGGGGACGTGCTGTTTATATTAACATTCAGAAGTTTGTGCAGTTCCAGTTAACCGTTAACGTCGTAGCCCTCATGATCAATTTTGTTTCTGCCTGCATCACAG GGTCTGCTCCTCTCACAACTGTTCAGTTGCTCTGGGTGAATATGATCATGGACACTTTAGGTGCACTGGCATTAGCAACAGAACCTCCCAACGATGGCTTGATGAGGAGACCTCCAATAGGGAGGAATATAAAGTTCATTACGCGTACAATGTGGAGAAATATAACCGGTCAAAGCATATACCAGATCATTGTTCTTGCAATCCTCAACTTTGATGGGAAACGCCTTCTAAAGCTCACTGGTAGTGCTGATGCTACTGCAGTGCTCAATACCTTCATTTTCAATACCTTTGTGTTCTGCCAGGTATTTAATGAAATCAACAGTCGCGACATGGAGAGGATAAATGTTTTCAGCGGCATGCTTGAAAGCTGGGTTTTCATGGCTGTCATGGTCTCAACAGTGGGTTTCCAGATCATGATTGTTGAAGTTCTTGGGACATTCGCAGACACGGTTCCTCTGAACGGGGAACTGTGGTTGGCGAGTGTGTGTATTGGAGCTGGGAGCTTGCTTGTTGGGGTTGTCTTGAAGTGCATTCCTGTTGGATCAAGCGAATTTGCTACCACTGCTGAGTATCATCAAGATGGATATGAGACACTCCCTAGTGGTCCTGATCAGGCATGA